From Actinomycetota bacterium, a single genomic window includes:
- a CDS encoding phosphohydrolase, with product MPAGPSTCPGNDRRSLTAGLYKCLECGTEVEMFSDELRRRCPSCGTMVVKEQAPSCILWCEHARECIGEERFRALTALSDEPTGPDA from the coding sequence ATGCCGGCAGGTCCATCCACATGCCCCGGAAACGACCGCAGATCTCTGACCGCTGGCTTGTACAAGTGTCTCGAGTGCGGCACAGAGGTCGAGATGTTCTCCGACGAACTGCGCCGCCGTTGCCCATCGTGCGGCACGATGGTGGTCAAGGAGCAGGCTCCAAGCTGTATCCTGTGGTGTGAGCACGCCAGAGAGTGCATCGGCGAAGAGCGTTTCCGGGCGCTCACGGCCCTTTCGGACGAACCCACCGGACCCGACGCGTAG